One Cellulomonas sp. Y8 DNA segment encodes these proteins:
- the gatA gene encoding Asp-tRNA(Asn)/Glu-tRNA(Gln) amidotransferase subunit GatA, whose translation MTDLTRLSAAELADKLAAREVTSVEVTQAHLDRIAAVEPAVHAYLHVSAEEALATAADVDARRAAGEELHPLAGVPIAVKDVVVTQGLPTTAGSKILEGWVPPYDATLVERIKAAGLPILGKTNMDEFAMGSSTEHSAYGNTHNPWDLDRIPGGSGGGSAAAVAAYEAPLAIGTDTGGSIRQPGAVTGTVGVKPTYGSVSRYGLIALASSLDQAGPVTRTVLDSALLHELIGGHDPRDSTSIPEPLPGLVAAARQGASGDLTGVRVGVVRELQGEGYQPGVLARFEESLELLRGAGAEIVEVSCPHFEYALGAYYLILPSEASSNLAKFDGMRFGLRVEPSEGPVTAERVMSATRGAGFGDEVKRRIILGTYALSAGYYDAYYGSAQKVRTLIQRDFANAFEQADVLVSPTAPTTAFKLGEKLDDPLAMYLNDVATIPANLAGVPGMSLPNGLSDDGLPVGFQVLAPAKADDRLYRVGAALEALLEKNWGGPLLAKAPELEVGE comes from the coding sequence CGCCGTCGAGCCCGCCGTGCACGCGTACCTGCACGTGTCCGCCGAGGAGGCGCTGGCCACCGCCGCCGACGTCGACGCGCGCCGCGCCGCGGGCGAGGAGCTGCACCCGCTCGCCGGCGTGCCGATCGCCGTCAAGGACGTCGTCGTCACGCAGGGCCTGCCGACCACGGCCGGCTCGAAGATCCTCGAGGGCTGGGTGCCGCCGTACGACGCGACCCTGGTCGAGCGGATCAAGGCCGCGGGCCTGCCGATCCTCGGCAAGACCAACATGGACGAGTTCGCCATGGGGTCGTCGACCGAGCACTCGGCGTACGGCAACACGCACAACCCGTGGGACCTGGACCGGATCCCCGGCGGCTCCGGCGGCGGCTCGGCCGCGGCGGTCGCGGCCTACGAGGCCCCGCTGGCCATCGGCACCGACACCGGCGGCTCGATCCGCCAGCCCGGTGCCGTCACCGGCACCGTCGGCGTGAAGCCGACCTACGGCTCGGTGTCCCGGTACGGGCTCATCGCGCTCGCCTCGTCGCTCGACCAGGCCGGCCCCGTCACGCGCACCGTGCTCGACTCGGCGCTGCTGCACGAGCTCATCGGCGGGCACGACCCGCGCGACTCGACGTCCATCCCGGAGCCGCTGCCCGGCCTGGTCGCCGCGGCCCGACAGGGCGCGTCCGGCGACCTCACCGGCGTGCGCGTCGGCGTGGTCCGCGAGCTGCAGGGCGAGGGCTACCAGCCCGGCGTGCTCGCGCGGTTCGAGGAGTCGCTGGAGCTGCTCCGCGGCGCGGGCGCCGAGATCGTCGAGGTCTCCTGCCCGCACTTCGAGTACGCGCTCGGCGCGTACTACCTGATCCTGCCGTCCGAGGCGTCGAGCAACCTGGCGAAGTTCGACGGCATGCGGTTCGGCCTGCGGGTCGAGCCCTCCGAGGGCCCCGTGACCGCCGAGCGCGTGATGTCCGCGACCCGCGGCGCCGGCTTCGGCGACGAGGTCAAGCGCCGGATCATCCTCGGCACCTACGCCCTGTCGGCGGGCTACTACGACGCCTACTACGGCTCGGCGCAGAAGGTCCGCACGCTCATCCAGCGCGACTTCGCGAACGCGTTCGAGCAGGCGGACGTGCTGGTCTCCCCGACGGCGCCGACCACGGCGTTCAAGCTCGGCGAGAAGCTGGACGACCCGCTGGCGATGTACCTCAACGACGTCGCCACCATCCCGGCGAACCTCGCCGGCGTGCCCGGCATGTCGCTGCCGAACGGCCTGTCGGACGACGGCCTGCCCGTCGGCTTCCAGGTGCTGGCCCCGGCCAAGGCCGACGACCGGCTGTACCGCGTGGGCGCCGCGCTCGAGGCGCTGCTGGAGAAGAACTGGGGCGGCCCGCTGCTGGCCAAGGCTCCCGAGCTGGAGGTGGGCGAGTGA
- the gatB gene encoding Asp-tRNA(Asn)/Glu-tRNA(Gln) amidotransferase subunit GatB, whose protein sequence is MSTQTVDLVDYDEAVARFDPVIGIEVHVELGTATKMFDGAPQTFGAEPNTAVTPVSLGLPGALPAVNGTAVEYAIRIGLALNCEIAETCRFARKNYFYPDVPKNFQTSQYDEPIAHDGYLDVELEDGTVFRVEIERAHMEEDAGKNTHVGGATGRIQGAEYSLVDYNRAGIPLVEIVTKPITGAGERAPEVARAYVQTLRDIFRALGVSEARMERGNVRADVNVSLRPTPTAPLGTRTETKNVNSFRSVERSVRYEISRQAAILDAQGSVTQETRHWHEDTGITTAGRVKSDAEDYRYFPEPDLVPVAPSREWVEEIRAALPELPAARRRRLQGEWGYADAEMRDVVNAGAVELIEATVAAGASPAAARKWWMGELARTAKTQEVELADLPITPTQIGQLQQLVDAGRINDKLARQVLEGVLAGEGDPEAVVVARGLEVVSDDGPLLEAIDAALAAQPDIAEKIRGGNLGPVGAIIGSVMKATRGQADAGRVRELVLERVQA, encoded by the coding sequence GTGAGCACCCAGACCGTCGACCTGGTCGACTACGACGAGGCCGTGGCCCGGTTCGACCCGGTCATCGGCATCGAGGTGCACGTCGAGCTCGGCACCGCGACCAAGATGTTCGACGGCGCCCCGCAGACGTTCGGCGCCGAGCCGAACACCGCGGTCACGCCGGTGTCGCTGGGCCTGCCCGGCGCGCTGCCCGCCGTCAACGGCACCGCGGTCGAGTACGCGATCCGGATCGGCCTCGCGCTGAACTGCGAGATCGCGGAGACCTGCCGGTTCGCCCGGAAGAACTACTTCTACCCGGACGTGCCGAAGAACTTCCAGACCTCGCAGTACGACGAGCCGATCGCCCACGACGGGTACCTGGACGTCGAGCTCGAGGACGGCACCGTGTTCCGCGTCGAGATCGAGCGCGCGCACATGGAGGAGGACGCCGGCAAGAACACCCACGTCGGCGGCGCCACCGGCCGCATCCAGGGCGCGGAGTACTCGCTGGTCGACTACAACCGCGCGGGCATCCCGCTGGTCGAGATCGTCACGAAGCCGATCACCGGCGCCGGCGAGCGGGCCCCCGAGGTCGCGCGGGCGTACGTGCAGACGCTGCGCGACATCTTCCGGGCGCTCGGCGTGTCCGAGGCGCGGATGGAGCGCGGAAACGTCCGCGCCGACGTCAACGTCTCGCTCCGCCCGACGCCGACCGCGCCGCTGGGCACCCGCACCGAGACGAAGAACGTGAACTCGTTCCGCTCGGTCGAGCGCTCCGTCCGGTACGAGATCAGCCGCCAGGCCGCGATCCTCGACGCCCAGGGCTCGGTCACCCAGGAGACCCGCCACTGGCACGAGGACACCGGCATCACCACGGCCGGCCGCGTGAAGTCGGACGCCGAGGACTACCGGTACTTCCCGGAGCCCGACCTGGTGCCCGTCGCCCCGTCGCGGGAGTGGGTCGAGGAGATCCGCGCCGCGCTTCCCGAGCTGCCCGCCGCCCGCCGGCGCCGGCTGCAGGGTGAGTGGGGCTACGCCGACGCCGAGATGCGCGACGTGGTCAACGCGGGTGCGGTCGAGCTGATCGAGGCGACCGTGGCCGCGGGCGCGAGCCCGGCCGCCGCGCGCAAGTGGTGGATGGGCGAGCTCGCCCGCACCGCCAAGACCCAGGAGGTCGAGCTCGCCGACCTGCCGATCACCCCGACGCAGATCGGCCAGCTGCAGCAGCTCGTCGACGCGGGGCGGATCAACGACAAGCTGGCGCGGCAGGTCCTCGAGGGCGTGCTGGCCGGCGAGGGCGACCCGGAGGCGGTCGTCGTCGCGCGCGGCCTGGAGGTCGTCTCGGACGACGGCCCCCTGCTCGAGGCGATCGACGCGGCCCTGGCCGCGCAGCCGGACATCGCGGAGAAGATCCGCGGCGGCAACCTCGGCCCGGTCGGCGCGATCATCGGCTCGGTCATGAAGGCGACCCGCGGCCAGGCGGACGCCGGCCGCGTGCGCGAGCTGGTCCTGGAGCGCGTCCAGGCCTGA
- a CDS encoding GNAT family N-acetyltransferase, protein MEKPTLEGEMIHLRPIRADDAPAMWDMVNDPEGMRTTGTTTVFTRAQIDAWCATVSGMDGRIDLAITANGSDEYLGEIVLNDIDEVVGSANMRLVMRPAYRGRGYGTEAIELVLGLAFDGIGLHRVGLDVLSINARARSLYENIGFRVEGRRRDAYRDGDGWCDGIDMGMLEDEYRALRAA, encoded by the coding sequence ATGGAGAAGCCCACGCTCGAGGGCGAGATGATCCACCTGCGCCCCATCCGCGCCGACGACGCGCCGGCCATGTGGGACATGGTCAACGACCCCGAGGGGATGCGGACCACCGGCACCACGACGGTGTTCACCCGCGCCCAGATCGACGCGTGGTGCGCGACGGTCTCCGGCATGGACGGGCGGATCGACCTCGCCATCACCGCGAACGGGTCCGACGAGTACCTCGGCGAGATCGTGCTGAACGACATCGACGAGGTGGTCGGCTCGGCGAACATGCGCCTGGTCATGCGGCCGGCGTACCGCGGCCGCGGCTACGGCACCGAGGCGATCGAGCTCGTGCTCGGCCTGGCCTTCGACGGGATCGGCCTGCACCGGGTCGGGCTGGACGTGCTGAGCATCAACGCCCGCGCGCGGTCGCTCTACGAGAACATCGGCTTCCGGGTCGAGGGGCGCCGCCGGGACGCGTACCGGGACGGCGACGGCTGGTGCGACGGCATCGACATGGGGATGCTCGAGGACGAGTACCGGGCGCTGCGCGCGGCCTGA
- a CDS encoding DoxX family protein, with the protein MTTITTPRTEAAPATSRTQEDVVTSVAARRVLAALRLSTGFIFLWAFLDKTFGFGYSTASDAAWINGGAPSQGFLQFAAQGPLTGFFNGIASPVSDVLFMLGMLGVGLAVMLGIGTRVAAGAGSLIMAMMWLAEWPLISGSTNPVMDYHIIYALVLVLVALTAGGDTWGLGRWWKSLPVVQKNRWLI; encoded by the coding sequence ATGACCACGATCACCACCCCCCGCACCGAGGCGGCCCCCGCGACCTCGCGGACCCAGGAGGACGTCGTCACCTCGGTGGCCGCCCGCCGCGTGCTCGCCGCTCTCCGCCTGTCGACGGGGTTCATCTTCCTCTGGGCGTTCCTCGACAAGACGTTCGGGTTCGGCTACTCGACGGCCTCGGACGCGGCCTGGATCAACGGCGGCGCGCCGAGCCAGGGCTTCCTGCAGTTCGCGGCCCAGGGCCCGCTGACCGGCTTCTTCAACGGCATCGCCAGCCCGGTCTCGGACGTCCTGTTCATGCTCGGCATGCTGGGCGTCGGCCTGGCGGTCATGCTCGGCATCGGCACCCGGGTCGCGGCCGGCGCCGGCTCGCTGATCATGGCGATGATGTGGCTCGCCGAGTGGCCGCTCATCTCGGGCTCGACCAACCCGGTCATGGACTACCACATCATCTACGCGCTGGTGCTGGTCCTGGTGGCCCTCACCGCCGGCGGCGACACCTGGGGCCTCGGCCGCTGGTGGAAGAGCCTGCCGGTCGTGCAGAAGAACCGCTGGCTCATCTGA
- a CDS encoding DoxX family protein yields MSAPTVSRPSTAPAPLPAQEDVVTSLNARRALAATRLATGFIFLWAFVDKTFGLGYSTPSERAWINGGTPSQGFLTSEAVVGPFKDLFRSIASPATDVLFMLGMLGVGLAVMLGIGLRVSAWAGSLIMVLMWAAEWPLTAGSTNPLVDYHIIYALALIACAACLAGDTWGLGRVWRELPVVRSQRWLR; encoded by the coding sequence ATGTCCGCACCCACCGTCTCGCGCCCGTCCACCGCACCGGCCCCGCTGCCGGCCCAGGAGGACGTCGTCACCTCCCTGAACGCGCGCCGCGCGCTCGCCGCGACCCGGCTCGCCACCGGGTTCATCTTCCTGTGGGCCTTCGTCGACAAGACGTTCGGCCTCGGCTACTCGACCCCGTCCGAGCGCGCCTGGATCAACGGCGGCACGCCGAGCCAGGGCTTCCTCACCAGCGAGGCCGTGGTCGGCCCGTTCAAGGACCTGTTCCGGTCGATCGCCAGCCCTGCCACCGACGTGCTGTTCATGCTCGGCATGCTCGGTGTCGGCCTCGCGGTGATGCTGGGCATCGGCCTGCGGGTCTCCGCCTGGGCGGGCTCGCTGATCATGGTCCTGATGTGGGCCGCGGAGTGGCCGCTCACCGCCGGGTCGACGAACCCGCTGGTGGACTACCACATCATCTACGCCCTGGCCCTGATCGCCTGCGCGGCCTGCCTGGCCGGTGACACCTGGGGGCTCGGCCGCGTGTGGCGCGAGCTCCCGGTGGTGCGGTCGCAGCGCTGGCTGCGCTGA
- a CDS encoding deoxyribodipyrimidine photo-lyase has protein sequence MTALHWFRRDLRLGDNPALHAAAAQGDVLALYVLDPRLWASSGAPRRAYLARSLAALDEQTGGRLLVRHGDPREVVPAVAREVGAEAVHVAASTEPFGRRRDDHVEWTLEEDGRALVRTGSPYAVTPGRVRNGSGTPYKVFTPFRRAWAEHGWHSPAPDATTTARAVTFLDGGRSDAVPDAPVPDGLALPEAGEAAALARWAEMLDGPLSHYKAERDRPDLDSTSRLSVPLKWGEIHPRTILADLAQRRGEGADTFRGQIAWRDFHADVLFHNPRAAHESLTPVIPENAWLDGRAEVDALAAWAEGRTGYPLVDAGMRQLRGEGWMHNRVRMAVASFLVKDLHVRWQRGADHFMAWLVDGDIPQNQMNWQWVAGTGRDAAPYFRVFNPVTQGVKFDPHGHYVRRWVPELRDIPGKAVHEPWKLPRSAAPDYPERIVDHAHERAVSLGAYQSMR, from the coding sequence GTGACCGCCCTCCACTGGTTCCGCCGCGACCTGCGGCTCGGCGACAACCCCGCGCTGCACGCGGCGGCCGCGCAGGGCGACGTGCTCGCGCTGTACGTGCTCGACCCGCGCCTGTGGGCGTCGTCGGGCGCTCCCCGCCGCGCCTACCTGGCCCGGAGCCTCGCCGCGCTCGACGAGCAGACCGGCGGCCGGCTGCTGGTCCGGCACGGCGACCCGCGCGAGGTGGTCCCGGCGGTGGCCCGCGAGGTCGGCGCCGAGGCGGTGCACGTGGCGGCGTCGACCGAGCCGTTCGGCCGGCGGCGGGACGACCACGTCGAGTGGACGCTCGAGGAGGACGGCCGCGCGCTGGTCCGGACCGGGTCGCCGTACGCGGTCACGCCGGGTCGGGTCCGCAACGGCTCCGGCACGCCGTACAAGGTGTTCACCCCGTTCCGGCGCGCCTGGGCCGAGCACGGCTGGCACTCCCCCGCGCCGGACGCCACCACGACGGCCCGCGCGGTGACGTTCCTGGACGGCGGCCGGTCCGACGCGGTGCCGGACGCGCCGGTGCCCGACGGCCTCGCGCTGCCGGAGGCCGGCGAGGCGGCGGCGCTCGCCCGGTGGGCGGAGATGCTCGACGGCCCGCTGTCGCACTACAAGGCGGAGCGCGACCGACCCGACCTCGACAGCACCTCGCGCCTGTCCGTCCCGCTCAAGTGGGGCGAGATCCACCCCCGCACGATCCTCGCGGACCTCGCGCAGCGCCGGGGCGAGGGCGCCGACACGTTCCGCGGCCAGATCGCGTGGCGCGACTTCCACGCCGACGTGCTGTTCCACAACCCCCGCGCCGCGCACGAGTCGCTGACCCCGGTCATCCCGGAGAACGCCTGGCTGGACGGCCGCGCGGAGGTGGACGCCCTCGCCGCCTGGGCCGAGGGCCGCACCGGCTACCCGCTCGTCGACGCCGGGATGCGGCAGCTGCGCGGCGAGGGCTGGATGCACAACCGGGTGCGGATGGCCGTGGCCTCGTTCCTGGTCAAGGACCTGCACGTGCGCTGGCAGCGCGGGGCCGACCACTTCATGGCGTGGCTGGTGGACGGCGACATCCCGCAGAACCAGATGAACTGGCAGTGGGTCGCCGGGACGGGCCGGGACGCGGCACCGTACTTCCGGGTGTTCAACCCGGTGACCCAGGGCGTGAAGTTCGACCCGCACGGGCACTACGTCCGGCGCTGGGTGCCCGAGCTGCGCGACATCCCCGGCAAGGCGGTGCACGAGCCGTGGAAGCTCCCCCGCTCCGCCGCGCCGGACTACCCCGAGCGCATCGTCGACCACGCCCACGAGCGCGCGGTCTCGCTCGGCGCCTACCAGTCGATGCGCTGA
- a CDS encoding MerR family transcriptional regulator, protein MTGTTGTERWTTAEVVRLSGVTSRTLRHYDAIGLLRPAGTAPGGQREYGRAELLRLQQVLVLRELGVGLAVIGDILDAAAPAGSTRGAGPARVQADRLREHHAALLAERDRLDRLARTVAATIESLEGGTDMPAEEMYEGFDHRRYEAEARERWGDAAVDRSTRAWEDLSVDEREAHRREGEAVSTGLAALLAAGTPVTDPAVRDLVARHHAWVALFWTPDAEAYRNLAAMYVDDPRFAATYDAVAPGLAVYLRDAVDAHADAVAGG, encoded by the coding sequence ATGACCGGCACGACGGGCACGGAGCGGTGGACCACCGCCGAGGTGGTCCGGCTGTCCGGGGTGACGTCCCGGACGCTGCGGCACTACGACGCGATCGGGCTGCTGCGCCCGGCCGGCACCGCGCCGGGCGGGCAGCGGGAGTACGGGCGCGCGGAGCTGCTGCGGCTGCAGCAGGTGCTCGTGCTCCGGGAGCTCGGCGTCGGGCTGGCGGTGATCGGGGACATCCTCGACGCGGCGGCGCCCGCCGGGAGCACCCGGGGCGCGGGCCCGGCGCGCGTCCAGGCCGACCGGCTGCGCGAGCACCACGCCGCGCTGCTCGCCGAGCGGGACCGGCTCGACCGGCTCGCCCGCACCGTCGCCGCCACCATCGAGTCCCTGGAAGGGGGCACCGACATGCCTGCCGAGGAGATGTACGAGGGCTTCGACCACCGCCGGTACGAGGCCGAGGCGCGCGAGCGCTGGGGCGACGCGGCCGTGGACCGCAGCACCCGCGCGTGGGAGGACCTGTCCGTGGACGAGCGCGAGGCGCACCGCCGCGAGGGCGAGGCCGTGAGCACGGGGCTGGCCGCGCTGCTGGCGGCGGGCACGCCCGTCACCGACCCGGCCGTCCGTGACCTGGTCGCCCGGCACCACGCCTGGGTGGCGCTGTTCTGGACGCCGGACGCCGAGGCGTACCGGAACCTGGCGGCGATGTACGTCGACGACCCGCGGTTCGCGGCCACGTACGACGCGGTCGCGCCCGGGCTTGCGGTCTACCTGCGGGACGCCGTCGACGCGCACGCCGACGCCGTCGCGGGCGGCTGA
- a CDS encoding VOC family protein, whose amino-acid sequence MDSAEQRVIGPGAATERVDARHWRVLLLWLQAAFRVPDLATGAALVARVAAAAERVGAAPDVTLRPGVVQVRTTTWSVHGLTEADLALAAAVSAAADELGVSGDPASLTSQEIAIDALDIPRVAPFWRAVLGYEPEPGTDPDDPALADPGALGPGYWFQQMDAPRPQRNRIHVDVTVPHDQAEARVAAALAAGGTLLSDRRAPAFWVLADPEGNEACVCTWQARGKG is encoded by the coding sequence ATGGACAGCGCAGAGCAGCGAGTCATCGGCCCCGGCGCCGCCACCGAGCGGGTCGACGCCCGGCACTGGCGGGTGCTGCTGCTGTGGCTGCAGGCCGCCTTCCGGGTCCCCGACCTCGCGACCGGCGCGGCGCTCGTCGCCCGGGTGGCCGCCGCGGCGGAGCGGGTCGGCGCCGCCCCGGACGTGACGCTGCGGCCGGGCGTGGTCCAGGTGCGCACGACCACGTGGTCGGTGCACGGGCTCACCGAGGCGGACCTGGCGCTCGCGGCCGCGGTGTCGGCAGCGGCGGACGAGCTCGGGGTCAGCGGCGACCCCGCCTCGCTCACCTCGCAGGAGATCGCGATCGACGCGCTCGACATCCCGCGCGTCGCCCCGTTCTGGCGCGCGGTGCTGGGGTACGAGCCGGAGCCCGGGACCGACCCGGACGACCCGGCGCTCGCCGACCCGGGCGCGCTCGGGCCGGGGTACTGGTTCCAGCAGATGGACGCCCCGCGCCCGCAGCGCAACCGGATCCACGTCGACGTCACGGTGCCGCACGACCAGGCCGAGGCGCGGGTCGCGGCGGCCCTCGCGGCCGGCGGCACGCTGCTGTCCGACCGGCGAGCGCCCGCGTTCTGGGTGCTGGCCGACCCCGAGGGCAACGAGGCCTGCGTCTGCACCTGGCAGGCTCGCGGGAAGGGCTGA